A genome region from Clostridium pasteurianum includes the following:
- a CDS encoding DUF2812 domain-containing protein: MKNKYFAIGGFAFSEESDMEKLKNYAKEGWILEGISGEFFYKLKRGKPQNIEYTLDYQDEPTEEYFDLFSEAGWTRVVSSGNIMHIFSAPEGTKPIYTERESEIDKYTRMKKLTCKGSIYSLIAVIAFAALSCISFVFIRPVFIAAFILFILSICTFIFSFMPYLAYKGRINKLNGNKSILGFNTKLSIFYAFISVSFIFMGIRELVKKKYCISLMFILIAVFDIILIVSNFREDKILCSGKKK; encoded by the coding sequence ATGAAGAATAAATATTTTGCTATTGGTGGATTTGCTTTTAGTGAAGAAAGCGATATGGAGAAACTTAAAAATTATGCAAAAGAGGGATGGATATTAGAAGGTATTTCAGGTGAATTTTTTTATAAATTAAAAAGGGGTAAGCCACAGAATATAGAGTATACTCTTGATTATCAGGATGAGCCAACTGAAGAATATTTTGATTTGTTCTCAGAAGCAGGTTGGACACGGGTTGTTTCATCAGGCAATATAATGCATATATTTTCGGCACCGGAAGGAACAAAACCTATATATACTGAACGTGAATCAGAAATAGATAAGTATACCAGAATGAAGAAACTAACGTGTAAGGGAAGCATTTATTCTCTAATTGCAGTTATTGCTTTTGCAGCCTTATCATGTATTTCATTTGTTTTTATAAGACCTGTATTTATAGCTGCTTTTATATTATTTATTCTAAGTATTTGTACATTCATCTTTAGCTTTATGCCGTATCTAGCATATAAGGGCAGAATAAATAAATTAAATGGAAATAAAAGTATTTTAGGATTCAATACTAAGTTATCTATATTTTATGCATTTATAAGTGTTAGTTTTATTTTTATGGGAATACGTGAGTTAGTGAAAAAGAAATATTGTATTTCATTAATGTTTATATTAATTGCAGTGTTTGATATTATTCTAATAGTATCTAATTTTAGAGAAGACAAAATCTTATGTAGTGGAAAAAAGAAATGA
- a CDS encoding PadR family transcriptional regulator: MPRKGSIDIGELTDSAFYILSSVIEEKHGYLIMKTIEELTDNEVVIGPASLYTTLKKLLKAGLVELIKVPDENKKVYRITELGRERLIQEIERKKKMVKFAEHFLK, encoded by the coding sequence ATGCCGCGAAAAGGTTCTATTGATATAGGAGAATTAACTGATTCAGCTTTCTATATTCTATCCAGTGTAATAGAGGAAAAGCACGGTTATTTGATTATGAAAACGATTGAAGAATTAACAGATAATGAAGTTGTAATTGGTCCTGCTTCGCTTTATACTACACTGAAAAAATTATTAAAAGCAGGACTTGTGGAGTTAATTAAAGTGCCAGATGAAAATAAGAAAGTATATAGAATTACAGAATTAGGACGTGAAAGACTTATACAGGAAATTGAACGAAAGAAAAAAATGGTCAAGTTTGCTGAACATTTTTTAAAATAA